In the genome of Chrysemys picta bellii isolate R12L10 chromosome 17, ASM1138683v2, whole genome shotgun sequence, one region contains:
- the LOC112060714 gene encoding rho guanine nucleotide exchange factor 3-like isoform X3, translated as MDEEGPAEQESWSPVHRERSQTSGSLSEGSGKKRKQQGVPGMGQRGPEPQTSDDKEPCTKRVKPVAKTLSGSGPPSAKVTPLKRLSQSIQRSISFKAEPRPPGYVPPPRAGGCRRRSSKLWSETFDRVSEELSAHEVIFELMQGEQQLVDDLNLVKKNYYEPMLTLAILPEAELREIFGTLDSLAPLHEDLLGRLMGLRQEDGTVPELGPTLLDWLPRLQAYEPYCCHQVWAKARLDSRKREPAVGEFLRLCQESAFSRKLELWSFLDLPRSRLVKYPLLLREVLRQTPPEHPDHGALQRAVALAQDLVGLINRKTGEAECRYYQQRLSYPDGGPRHPGIDRSSLLLCHGELRNSKGQRLHVFLFQEALVLTRPVLQGQHVVFQVQGPPLPVGQLEVQDLPDGGPRLGGALRERARSCLRVSAGAQAHTLQAADAFDKQQWLSRLRQALAARPPPELECSLGPLAALRLDCDPPMDHT; from the exons ATGGATGAGGAGGGGCCGGCGGAGCAGGAGTCATG GTCCCCGGTGCATCGGGAGCGGTCCCAGACCTCGGGGTCCCTGTCCGAGGGCTcgggg AAGAAGCGGAAGCAGCAGGGGGTACCTGGCATGGGGCAGCGGGGGCCTGAGCCCCAGACCTCCGATGACAAG GAACCCTGCACCAAACGGGTGAAACCTGTCGCCAAGACCCTGTCGGGCTCGGGGCCCCCGTCGGCCAAGGTGACACCCCTGAAACGCCTGAGCCAGTCGATCCAG aggtccATCAGCTTCAAGgcggagccccgccccccaggctacGTCCCGCCCCCCCGGGCCGGGGGCTGCCGGCGCCGCAGCAGCAAACTCTGGAGCGAGACTTTCGACCGGGTCAGTGAGGAGCTCTCGGCCCATGAG gtgaTCTTCGAGCTGATGCAGGGGGAGCAGCAACTGGTGGACGATTTGAACCTGGTGAAAAAG AACTACTACGAGCCGATGCTGACGCTGGCCATCCTGCCCGAGGCCGAGCTGCGCGAGATCTTCGGGACCCTGGATTCCCTGGCCCCGCTGCACGAAG ACTTGCTGGGGCGGCTGATGGGTCTGAGGCAGGAGGACGGGACGGTGCCTGAGCTGGGACCCACCCTGCTGGACTGG ctgccCAGGTTGCAGGCCTACGAACCCTACTGCTGCCACCAGGTGTGGGCCAAGGCGCGGCTGGACAGCCGGAAGCGGGAGCCGGCCGTGGGGGAATTCCTGCGCCTCTGCCAGGAGTCGGCCTTCAGCCGCAAGCTGGAGCTGTGGAGTTTCCTGGACCTGCCCCGCAGCCGCCTGGTCAAGTACCCGCTGCTGCTGCGGGAGGTGCTGCGCCAGACGCCCCCCGAGCACCCCGACCACGGGGCCCTGCAGCGGGCG gtggcGCTGGCCCAGGACCTGGTGGGGCTGATCAACAGGAAGACGGGGGAGGCCGAGTGCCGCTACTACCAGCAACGGCTGAGCTACCCTGATGGGGGCCCCCGGCACCCCGGCATCGACCGCTCCAGCCTGCTGCTCTGCCACGGCGAACTCCGCAACAGCAAGGGGCAG AGGCTGCACGTGTTCCTGTTCCAGGAGGCGCTGGTGCTGACCCGGCCCGTCCTGCAGGGCCAGCACGTCGTCTTCCAGGTCCAGGGGCCTCCCCTGCCCGTCGGCCAGCTGGAGGTGCAGGACCTGCCTGACGGggggccccggctcgggggggcCCTGCGCGAGCGCG ccaggagctgcCTGCGGGTCAGCGCCGGGGCCCAGGCCCACACGCTGCAGGCGGCCGACGCCTTCGACAAGCAGCAGTGGTTGAGCCGCCTGCGTCAGGCCCtggccgcccgcccccccccggagctcGAGTGCAGCCTGGGGCCCCTGGCTGCCCTGCGCCTGGACTGCGACCCCCCCATGGACCACACCTGA
- the LOC112060714 gene encoding rho guanine nucleotide exchange factor 3-like isoform X4 translates to MDEEGPAEQESWSPVHRERSQTSGSLSEGSGKKRKQQGVPGMGQRGPEPQTSDDKEPCTKRVKPVAKTLSGSGPPSAKVTPLKRLSQSIQRSISFKAEPRPPGYVPPPRAGGCRRRSSKLWSETFDRVSEELSAHEVKRQEVIFELMQGEQQLVDDLNLVKKNYYEPMLTLAILPEAELREIFGTLDSLAPLHEDLLGRLMGLRQEDGTVPELGPTLLDWLPRLQAYEPYCCHQVWAKARLDSRKREPAVGEFLRLCQESAFSRKLELWSFLDLPRSRLVKYPLLLREVLRQTPPEHPDHGALQRAVALAQDLVGLINRKTGEAECRYYQQRLSYPDGGPRHPGIDRSSLLLCHGELRNSKGQRLHVFLFQEALVLTRPVLQGQHVVFQVQGPPLPVGQLEVQDLPDGGPRLGGALRERGAACGSAPGPRPTRCRRPTPSTSSSG, encoded by the exons ATGGATGAGGAGGGGCCGGCGGAGCAGGAGTCATG GTCCCCGGTGCATCGGGAGCGGTCCCAGACCTCGGGGTCCCTGTCCGAGGGCTcgggg AAGAAGCGGAAGCAGCAGGGGGTACCTGGCATGGGGCAGCGGGGGCCTGAGCCCCAGACCTCCGATGACAAG GAACCCTGCACCAAACGGGTGAAACCTGTCGCCAAGACCCTGTCGGGCTCGGGGCCCCCGTCGGCCAAGGTGACACCCCTGAAACGCCTGAGCCAGTCGATCCAG aggtccATCAGCTTCAAGgcggagccccgccccccaggctacGTCCCGCCCCCCCGGGCCGGGGGCTGCCGGCGCCGCAGCAGCAAACTCTGGAGCGAGACTTTCGACCGGGTCAGTGAGGAGCTCTCGGCCCATGAGGTGAAACGACAGGAG gtgaTCTTCGAGCTGATGCAGGGGGAGCAGCAACTGGTGGACGATTTGAACCTGGTGAAAAAG AACTACTACGAGCCGATGCTGACGCTGGCCATCCTGCCCGAGGCCGAGCTGCGCGAGATCTTCGGGACCCTGGATTCCCTGGCCCCGCTGCACGAAG ACTTGCTGGGGCGGCTGATGGGTCTGAGGCAGGAGGACGGGACGGTGCCTGAGCTGGGACCCACCCTGCTGGACTGG ctgccCAGGTTGCAGGCCTACGAACCCTACTGCTGCCACCAGGTGTGGGCCAAGGCGCGGCTGGACAGCCGGAAGCGGGAGCCGGCCGTGGGGGAATTCCTGCGCCTCTGCCAGGAGTCGGCCTTCAGCCGCAAGCTGGAGCTGTGGAGTTTCCTGGACCTGCCCCGCAGCCGCCTGGTCAAGTACCCGCTGCTGCTGCGGGAGGTGCTGCGCCAGACGCCCCCCGAGCACCCCGACCACGGGGCCCTGCAGCGGGCG gtggcGCTGGCCCAGGACCTGGTGGGGCTGATCAACAGGAAGACGGGGGAGGCCGAGTGCCGCTACTACCAGCAACGGCTGAGCTACCCTGATGGGGGCCCCCGGCACCCCGGCATCGACCGCTCCAGCCTGCTGCTCTGCCACGGCGAACTCCGCAACAGCAAGGGGCAG AGGCTGCACGTGTTCCTGTTCCAGGAGGCGCTGGTGCTGACCCGGCCCGTCCTGCAGGGCCAGCACGTCGTCTTCCAGGTCCAGGGGCCTCCCCTGCCCGTCGGCCAGCTGGAGGTGCAGGACCTGCCTGACGGggggccccggctcgggggggcCCTGCGCGAGCGCG gagctgcCTGCGGGTCAGCGCCGGGGCCCAGGCCCACACGCTGCAGGCGGCCGACGCCTTCGACAAGCAGCAGTGGTTGA
- the LOC101950852 gene encoding LOW QUALITY PROTEIN: uncharacterized protein LOC101950852 (The sequence of the model RefSeq protein was modified relative to this genomic sequence to represent the inferred CDS: inserted 1 base in 1 codon): MAAAAWSERVRELLKRMNNFQEPGSSRDQCLPFLVAGQRVGSVPAPVAQRLQGYPAVFTVCPEPGGPGRVELCXELASHEQRTAAVGQVLTELRDLGAFPCLREWRDEHYEVMPRFCDPPLFSMERAATALLGVRCYGTHLNGYTWRRGRPCMWLGRRALTKPTYPGQLDNLAAGGIAVGLGVTETLVKECQEEACIPPALAAQARPVGTISYTYEDHRGIFPECQFVFDLELPEEFEPHVGDGEMQEFYLLGLDEVKDAIASGDFKPNCALVALDFLIRHGHLQPDHEPHYAELVEGLHRSR; encoded by the exons ATGGCGGCTGCCGCCTGGTCCGAGCGGGTCCGAGAGCTGCTGAAGCGGATGAACAACTTCCAGGAGCCCG GCTCATCCCGGGACCAGTGCCTGCCGTTCCTGGTGGCTGGGCAGCGCGTGGGCTCTGTGCCCGCCCCGGTTGCCCAGAGGCTCCAGGGCTACCCGGCCGTGTTCACCGTGTGCCCCGAGCCCGGCGGGCCCGGCCGTGTCGAGCTCT CGGAGCTGGCATCCCACGAGCAGCGCACGGCTGCCGTGGGGCAGGTGCTCACGGAGCTGCGGGACCTGGGGGCTTTCCCCTGCCTGCGCGAATGGAGAGACGAG CACTATGAGGTGATGCCCCGGTTCTGCGACCCGCCTCTGTTCAGCATGGAGCGTGCGGCCACCG cgctGCTGGGGGTTCGCTGCTACGGCACCCACCTGAACGGCTACACCTGGCGCAGGGGCCGCCCCTGCATGTGGCTGGGCCGCCGCGCCCTCACCAAGCCCACCTACCCCGGCCAGCTGGACAACCTG GCGGCGGGGGGCATcgcggtggggctgggggtgacggAGACGCTGGTGAAGGAGTGCCAGGAGGAGGCCTGCATCCCCCCCGCGCTGGCAGCCCAGGCCCGGCCCGTGGGCACCATCAG cTACACCTATGAAGACCATCGGGGCATCTTCCCCGAGTGCCAGTTTGTCTTCGACCTGGAGCTGCCCGAGGAGTTCGAGCCCCACGTGGGCGATGGGGAGATGCAGGAGTTTTACCTGTTGGGCCTCGATGAG GTGAAGGACGCCATCGCGTCAGGTGACTTCAAACCCAACTGTGCGCTGGTCGCCCTGGATTTCCTCATCCGGCACGGCCACCTCCAGCCTGATCATG agccccacTACGCCGAGCTGGTCGAGGGGCTGCACCGGAGCAGGTGA
- the LOC101945075 gene encoding adiponectin receptor protein 1, translating into MGPLLGEDTSQQGEEVGAEPAGWGAAAQWGAEELDDVDPVRVLTLPLQAQQAMGRMEEFVFKVWEGRWRVIPYDVLPDWLKDNDFLLHGHRPPMPSFRACFRSIFRLHTETGNIWTHLIGFLFFLVLGIGYMFSPNMNYVAPIQERVVFGTFFLGATLCLCFSWLFHTVYCHSERVSRTFSKLDYSGITLLIVGSFVPWLYYSFYCSPQPQLIYLVIVCVLGITAITVSQSDHFATPQYRAVRAGVFLGLGLSGLVPTLHFLLAEGPGRAASAGQIGWLFLMALLYILGAALYAARVPERFFPGKCDIWFNSHQIFHVLVVAAAGVHLHGVSQLQAFRSSLGGACTESSVL; encoded by the exons ATGGGACCCCTGCTGGGGGAGGACACCAGCCAG cagggggaggaggtgggggccgaGCCGGCGGGCTGGGGGGCCGCTGCGCAGTGGGGAGCCGAGGAGCTGGACGACGTGGACCCCGTGCGAGTCCTCACGCTGCCGCTCCAGGCCCAGCAAGCCATGGGGAGGATGGAGGAGTTTGTCTTTAAG GTGTGGGAGGGGCGCTGGAGGGTCATCCCCTACGACGTGCTGCCCGACTGGCTGAAGGACAACGACTTCCTTCTCCACGGGCACCGCCCGCCCATGCCCTCCTTCCGCGCCTGCTTCCGCAGCATCTTCCGCCTGCACACGGAGACCGGCAACATCTGGACACACCTCATCG GCTTCCTCTTCTTCCTCGTCTTGGGCATTGGTTACATGTTCAGCCCCAACATGAATTACGTGGCCCCCATCCAGGAGCGGGTCGTCTTCGGGACGTTCTTCCTGGGGGCCACCCTCTGCCTCTGcttctcctggctcttccacaCGGTGTACTGCCACTCGGAGAGAGTGTCCCGCACCTTCTCCAA GCTGGATTACTCGGGCATCACGCTGCTGATCGTAGGCAGCTTCGTGCCCTGGCTGTACTACTCCTTCTACTgctcgccccagccccagctcatctaCCTGGTCATCGTCTGCGTGCTGGGCATCACGGCCATCACGGTGTCCCAGTCCGACCACTTCGCCACGCCCCAGTACCGCGCGGTGCGGGCAG GCGTGTTCCTGGGCTTGGGGCTCAGCGGGCTGGTGCCCACCCTGCACTTCCTGCTGGCCGAGGGGCCGGGGCGGGCGGCGAGCGCCGGGCAGATTGGCTGGCTGTTCCTCATGGCGCTGCTCTACATCCTGGGCGCGGCGCTGTACGCCGCCCGCGTGCCCGAGCGCTTCTTCCCCGGCAAGTGCGACATCTGG ttcAACTCCCACCAGATCTTCCACGTGCTGGTGGTGGCGGCCGCCGGCGTCCACCTCCACGGGGTCTCCCAGCTCCAGGCCTTCCGCTCCTCGCTGGGGGGTGCCTGCACCGAGAGCTCTGTGCTGtga
- the LOC112060714 gene encoding rho guanine nucleotide exchange factor 3-like isoform X1: MDEEGPAEQESWSPVHRERSQTSGSLSEGSGKKRKQQGVPGMGQRGPEPQTSDDKEPCTKRVKPVAKTLSGSGPPSAKVTPLKRLSQSIQRSISFKAEPRPPGYVPPPRAGGCRRRSSKLWSETFDRVSEELSAHEVKRQEVIFELMQGEQQLVDDLNLVKKNYYEPMLTLAILPEAELREIFGTLDSLAPLHEDLLGRLMGLRQEDGTVPELGPTLLDWLPRLQAYEPYCCHQVWAKARLDSRKREPAVGEFLRLCQESAFSRKLELWSFLDLPRSRLVKYPLLLREVLRQTPPEHPDHGALQRAVALAQDLVGLINRKTGEAECRYYQQRLSYPDGGPRHPGIDRSSLLLCHGELRNSKGQRLHVFLFQEALVLTRPVLQGQHVVFQVQGPPLPVGQLEVQDLPDGGPRLGGALRERARSCLRVSAGAQAHTLQAADAFDKQQWLSRLRQALAARPPPELECSLGPLAALRLDCDPPMDHT, from the exons ATGGATGAGGAGGGGCCGGCGGAGCAGGAGTCATG GTCCCCGGTGCATCGGGAGCGGTCCCAGACCTCGGGGTCCCTGTCCGAGGGCTcgggg AAGAAGCGGAAGCAGCAGGGGGTACCTGGCATGGGGCAGCGGGGGCCTGAGCCCCAGACCTCCGATGACAAG GAACCCTGCACCAAACGGGTGAAACCTGTCGCCAAGACCCTGTCGGGCTCGGGGCCCCCGTCGGCCAAGGTGACACCCCTGAAACGCCTGAGCCAGTCGATCCAG aggtccATCAGCTTCAAGgcggagccccgccccccaggctacGTCCCGCCCCCCCGGGCCGGGGGCTGCCGGCGCCGCAGCAGCAAACTCTGGAGCGAGACTTTCGACCGGGTCAGTGAGGAGCTCTCGGCCCATGAGGTGAAACGACAGGAG gtgaTCTTCGAGCTGATGCAGGGGGAGCAGCAACTGGTGGACGATTTGAACCTGGTGAAAAAG AACTACTACGAGCCGATGCTGACGCTGGCCATCCTGCCCGAGGCCGAGCTGCGCGAGATCTTCGGGACCCTGGATTCCCTGGCCCCGCTGCACGAAG ACTTGCTGGGGCGGCTGATGGGTCTGAGGCAGGAGGACGGGACGGTGCCTGAGCTGGGACCCACCCTGCTGGACTGG ctgccCAGGTTGCAGGCCTACGAACCCTACTGCTGCCACCAGGTGTGGGCCAAGGCGCGGCTGGACAGCCGGAAGCGGGAGCCGGCCGTGGGGGAATTCCTGCGCCTCTGCCAGGAGTCGGCCTTCAGCCGCAAGCTGGAGCTGTGGAGTTTCCTGGACCTGCCCCGCAGCCGCCTGGTCAAGTACCCGCTGCTGCTGCGGGAGGTGCTGCGCCAGACGCCCCCCGAGCACCCCGACCACGGGGCCCTGCAGCGGGCG gtggcGCTGGCCCAGGACCTGGTGGGGCTGATCAACAGGAAGACGGGGGAGGCCGAGTGCCGCTACTACCAGCAACGGCTGAGCTACCCTGATGGGGGCCCCCGGCACCCCGGCATCGACCGCTCCAGCCTGCTGCTCTGCCACGGCGAACTCCGCAACAGCAAGGGGCAG AGGCTGCACGTGTTCCTGTTCCAGGAGGCGCTGGTGCTGACCCGGCCCGTCCTGCAGGGCCAGCACGTCGTCTTCCAGGTCCAGGGGCCTCCCCTGCCCGTCGGCCAGCTGGAGGTGCAGGACCTGCCTGACGGggggccccggctcgggggggcCCTGCGCGAGCGCG ccaggagctgcCTGCGGGTCAGCGCCGGGGCCCAGGCCCACACGCTGCAGGCGGCCGACGCCTTCGACAAGCAGCAGTGGTTGAGCCGCCTGCGTCAGGCCCtggccgcccgcccccccccggagctcGAGTGCAGCCTGGGGCCCCTGGCTGCCCTGCGCCTGGACTGCGACCCCCCCATGGACCACACCTGA
- the LOC112060714 gene encoding rho guanine nucleotide exchange factor 3-like isoform X2, with product MDEEGPAEQESWSPVHRERSQTSGSLSEGSGKRKQQGVPGMGQRGPEPQTSDDKEPCTKRVKPVAKTLSGSGPPSAKVTPLKRLSQSIQRSISFKAEPRPPGYVPPPRAGGCRRRSSKLWSETFDRVSEELSAHEVKRQEVIFELMQGEQQLVDDLNLVKKNYYEPMLTLAILPEAELREIFGTLDSLAPLHEDLLGRLMGLRQEDGTVPELGPTLLDWLPRLQAYEPYCCHQVWAKARLDSRKREPAVGEFLRLCQESAFSRKLELWSFLDLPRSRLVKYPLLLREVLRQTPPEHPDHGALQRAVALAQDLVGLINRKTGEAECRYYQQRLSYPDGGPRHPGIDRSSLLLCHGELRNSKGQRLHVFLFQEALVLTRPVLQGQHVVFQVQGPPLPVGQLEVQDLPDGGPRLGGALRERARSCLRVSAGAQAHTLQAADAFDKQQWLSRLRQALAARPPPELECSLGPLAALRLDCDPPMDHT from the exons ATGGATGAGGAGGGGCCGGCGGAGCAGGAGTCATG GTCCCCGGTGCATCGGGAGCGGTCCCAGACCTCGGGGTCCCTGTCCGAGGGCTcgggg AAGCGGAAGCAGCAGGGGGTACCTGGCATGGGGCAGCGGGGGCCTGAGCCCCAGACCTCCGATGACAAG GAACCCTGCACCAAACGGGTGAAACCTGTCGCCAAGACCCTGTCGGGCTCGGGGCCCCCGTCGGCCAAGGTGACACCCCTGAAACGCCTGAGCCAGTCGATCCAG aggtccATCAGCTTCAAGgcggagccccgccccccaggctacGTCCCGCCCCCCCGGGCCGGGGGCTGCCGGCGCCGCAGCAGCAAACTCTGGAGCGAGACTTTCGACCGGGTCAGTGAGGAGCTCTCGGCCCATGAGGTGAAACGACAGGAG gtgaTCTTCGAGCTGATGCAGGGGGAGCAGCAACTGGTGGACGATTTGAACCTGGTGAAAAAG AACTACTACGAGCCGATGCTGACGCTGGCCATCCTGCCCGAGGCCGAGCTGCGCGAGATCTTCGGGACCCTGGATTCCCTGGCCCCGCTGCACGAAG ACTTGCTGGGGCGGCTGATGGGTCTGAGGCAGGAGGACGGGACGGTGCCTGAGCTGGGACCCACCCTGCTGGACTGG ctgccCAGGTTGCAGGCCTACGAACCCTACTGCTGCCACCAGGTGTGGGCCAAGGCGCGGCTGGACAGCCGGAAGCGGGAGCCGGCCGTGGGGGAATTCCTGCGCCTCTGCCAGGAGTCGGCCTTCAGCCGCAAGCTGGAGCTGTGGAGTTTCCTGGACCTGCCCCGCAGCCGCCTGGTCAAGTACCCGCTGCTGCTGCGGGAGGTGCTGCGCCAGACGCCCCCCGAGCACCCCGACCACGGGGCCCTGCAGCGGGCG gtggcGCTGGCCCAGGACCTGGTGGGGCTGATCAACAGGAAGACGGGGGAGGCCGAGTGCCGCTACTACCAGCAACGGCTGAGCTACCCTGATGGGGGCCCCCGGCACCCCGGCATCGACCGCTCCAGCCTGCTGCTCTGCCACGGCGAACTCCGCAACAGCAAGGGGCAG AGGCTGCACGTGTTCCTGTTCCAGGAGGCGCTGGTGCTGACCCGGCCCGTCCTGCAGGGCCAGCACGTCGTCTTCCAGGTCCAGGGGCCTCCCCTGCCCGTCGGCCAGCTGGAGGTGCAGGACCTGCCTGACGGggggccccggctcgggggggcCCTGCGCGAGCGCG ccaggagctgcCTGCGGGTCAGCGCCGGGGCCCAGGCCCACACGCTGCAGGCGGCCGACGCCTTCGACAAGCAGCAGTGGTTGAGCCGCCTGCGTCAGGCCCtggccgcccgcccccccccggagctcGAGTGCAGCCTGGGGCCCCTGGCTGCCCTGCGCCTGGACTGCGACCCCCCCATGGACCACACCTGA